The Algoriphagus sp. TR-M9 genome has a window encoding:
- a CDS encoding transposase, whose amino-acid sequence MKGKKKYSVLFRKEAVDQVIHDKRSVFKVGQDLGVDKSLIRKWVLLYQKHGIMGLMPISNREYPPAFKVKAIETMRKKSLSLLETCIQFNIRSPGSLVKWIALYDEKGSEGLARKQSEPKFPMAKRIKKPKTKEEELLKELASLRAENAYLKKLHALIQADKEKEEKRKSSRN is encoded by the coding sequence ATGAAAGGTAAAAAGAAGTATTCTGTCCTCTTTAGGAAAGAGGCAGTTGATCAAGTGATCCACGATAAGCGATCAGTATTTAAAGTAGGTCAGGATTTAGGAGTTGATAAATCTCTTATTCGTAAATGGGTTCTCTTGTATCAAAAACACGGAATTATGGGCCTTATGCCTATTTCAAATAGAGAATATCCTCCTGCATTCAAGGTCAAGGCTATTGAGACCATGCGAAAGAAGTCGTTATCTTTATTGGAGACCTGTATTCAGTTTAATATTCGAAGTCCTGGTTCCTTGGTCAAATGGATAGCTCTTTATGATGAAAAAGGCTCTGAAGGTTTAGCAAGGAAACAAAGTGAACCAAAATTTCCCATGGCCAAAAGAATCAAAAAGCCCAAAACCAAGGAAGAAGAGCTCCTGAAGGAATTAGCTTCCCTGAGAGCTGAAAATGCATATTTAAAAAAGCTCCATGCCTTAATTCAAGCCGACAAAGAGAAAGAAGAAAAGCGGAAGTCATCCAGGAATTAA
- a CDS encoding IS3 family transposase: MFKKAPCLNSSRQRERRKAEVIQELRQSHALSDLLVHAGMARSTFYYHIKQSRKPDKYLEAKKAISRIYKEHKGRMGYRRIKFQLRNEGMILNHKTVLRLMQELGIQSLIRTKKYKSYKGEMGKVAPNLLERNFKASMPNEKWATDITEFKVTDKKLYLSPIIDMFNGEIISYTMSENAKLKPVIDMLEQVERPIAKEKPVIMQSDQGWHYQMKLYQDTLHKKNIVPSMSRKGNCLDNAIIENFFGTLKCELFYLKKYNSINELKKEIKEYIHYYNHKRIRLNLNGMSPVSYRIHSLNST; encoded by the coding sequence ATATTTAAAAAAGCTCCATGCCTTAATTCAAGCCGACAAAGAGAAAGAAGAAAAGCGGAAGTCATCCAGGAATTAAGGCAGTCTCATGCATTATCAGATCTGTTAGTGCATGCTGGGATGGCCAGAAGTACCTTTTATTATCACATAAAACAATCCAGAAAGCCGGATAAATATCTGGAAGCCAAAAAGGCTATTTCCAGGATCTATAAGGAACATAAAGGGCGAATGGGCTACAGGCGCATCAAATTTCAACTTAGAAACGAAGGCATGATTCTCAACCATAAAACAGTTTTGAGATTGATGCAGGAATTGGGAATCCAGAGTTTGATTCGGACAAAAAAATACAAATCCTATAAGGGGGAAATGGGTAAAGTCGCTCCAAATCTTTTAGAACGCAACTTTAAAGCTTCTATGCCAAATGAAAAATGGGCTACCGATATTACGGAGTTTAAAGTCACTGACAAGAAACTCTACTTGTCTCCGATCATTGATATGTTCAATGGAGAGATCATCAGTTATACCATGTCAGAAAATGCCAAATTAAAGCCTGTAATTGATATGTTAGAGCAAGTGGAACGCCCTATTGCGAAGGAAAAACCGGTAATTATGCAATCAGACCAAGGATGGCACTACCAAATGAAATTGTATCAGGATACATTACACAAAAAGAACATTGTCCCAAGTATGTCCCGAAAAGGAAATTGCTTGGACAATGCGATAATAGAAAATTTCTTTGGAACCCTTAAATGTGAATTGTTCTATCTAAAAAAGTACAATTCAATCAATGAGCTGAAAAAAGAAATCAAAGAATACATCCATTATTATAATCACAAAAGAATCCGATTAAACCTGAATGGAATGAGTCCAGTGAGTTATCGAATCCATTCACTAAATTCAACATAA